caggTACTATCCAAAAATGCCCCTAAAGCTATGCAGCTTAAAGCATCAACGATTcatgctgtcatttgaataaaaaatttactcaaacgcatccttaaagaaagtgaaaaaactacGTGTGATTAATAGTAAGTatggtttaaaatactaaaaaatacgaACTTAAAGAACATTAAGCTAAAAGGAGAAAAATAATataggtttaaaaaattaaaaaacacgcttttaaaccacttcaaactaaaaagcgaaaaaaaaaattccttatataaactgacaaaTATTGACCGATGGTATGCGATTCGGTTCACGCACACGATTAAACCGGTATCGATACAATTTCCAGTAAAATATAGCTATGGAACTGCCGAGAGACGAATGTTACCAGTAATCCTGAATTGGGCTTCAACCGTCCACAAGATGCAAGGTTGTACAGTTGATCATGCAATTGTTTATCTAGACTCGCGACTGTTTGCTGCTGGACAAGCTAATGTAGCACTTAGTCGTGTGAGATCTTTAGACGGTATTCGGATTGAAGAACTTGATTGCTCTAAGTTAACAGGAAAAACCCCGTGCAACAGTGTAGCTTTAGATGAAATGACTAGTGAATAAAAACTTGCACCCGATATATTAAGAAGCACATCCCACGTTGACAGCaaccaaacaattaaagaattaaaatattatttgtatttagttgaacaatttagtttattattcgaattttattatgacgttgtacacaataaaattccttaatatacatgtttatatattgaacaatttataatataggATCGGTAACATATTGAAGTGTTACGCGCAGGAGCTGTCGTATCGAATTTTAGGTgttgacgcggcgcagtgtagacttgaaaaattgagttgcgcgcaggatcgctattacttcgaatgaggtggaaaagctgcgctgatcattccttttgttagctggtgatgtacacgcgcggtgtTCTGGTGTGTTGTACACTGTcctatgtggtgtcatctggtgtggtgtattggtgagaacgtggtgggcattattagggtgcgccagtttttccgagtagagtggtgtggttatttactgaggcttagctcatttaaacatcctgggccccctaagcgaatattttgcctagtgttGCACATATTTGCAGTAAACGTTCCAGGTATCTCGGCGTACTGTTGGAGTAGCAGAGcgcgcggtatgcatgataatgcagtagtggtagatccatatttacctgtacgtgtaggatggaattttgattttgaaatggatATTATGTGTTTCgatttggaagttagtgcgttaagcaagcaacgttgttttgcatttattagaTTGGTGGTTGTGACGACGTATTATTAgatggtataattttgtttattcattttattgccggttatctactattactttattatcggcttataggatggcgactccacgcctagctcagatatggccagaatgggtgctccattgaaacctttgaagagggatatTGCGAGCGTAAGATTTGTGATTTATGGCTACTTTTTAACTGGATTTGTATTaaagtattacaagtatttcccataaaccaccaatacgaggagggcttagatatatgcgattagagcgacctttgcttgttgtaaggcttggtgcgttattgtatcgcattgggagtatggggatcgcttaactttatttttaaattgttttatatgattatattatgaaaaagtaagctactagaggacaatttgttatgtgtcaatttttcgacttttttgggacaattttgatatatattaaagtgcgtatgcattaatttggcaagtaggattttggtatcattattggcaagagccatcctgcggggtcgaaaagtcacatatttgtgtttttaaaactgatcttgtcagaagggactctggctttgttttttctgccaattcgtgcagtgtggaacattgtgaatttagtggtagtcgtatgacgtaccggccattatttgatcgagtagttgtggctttgtagaagtcttcacaatactgatcttctcgGGTTGTAATTCATAtgaggtggcatttttctaactcccgaaattcccttgattgtgaattaaggtattctttgaattttcgtcaacttgaattcttgatgtggaaactggttcaggaactagtccacttagaatccaaccaaatatagtgttttgtgccaatagtgtatttgaaattttctcaataccttcgagtattatctgtgctatgagatcgctgcctattagaatatcaatttgagcgggggcgttgcagtcgggatctgctagctttaggtgtgaaaccttttgccaatgcttgctatttatgtgatagcttggaagcatgttagtaagttgcggaagaactatagcttctgctacaattcgcttatccgcttggggggaaattagggtaatggggcagatgttatttgagttttggactactcttccgcccattcccgtaattttaaaattggattGTTTTGATGgtgtactctactttgattttcgctgtgtagcgtttaggtttttattgcctttgagcagcatggtgcttcttggcaattttcgggatttcgcacttcgggattcgctgttgcaactaaacccgtggctcttttcatatttgcgctgtttgggagtgatctggaaaaattgttataatgaagcatagaatgatgtcgtttatgacaataaacgcaattaaatttgctttcgcactctttaagtgtatgcgcatgtgataggccatttgtacaaagtctttttgtttttataaaattgtttctgtcgataatagttcgcatgacgtttgtttgtactgttcagatgtgaacgtttgatttctgaagaagcttttatttaaattgttgttgctactggcttggggactgtggaagcttctatttgggtcgtgttgaacggttttcgttctgaccatttttttatctaccctttctgcgatttcgtattgggttattaaaaagtctttcatctgttgccacgttgggcatttttttcgagatgagagcgattgctcccacaaaagtaacgatttttctggtaatgcgacggtgcatatgtttaccagtatagggtcccagctggttgtgggaatattttgtgtcgataaaaccgacaaacaattacaaacagtggattgtagtctaataaattcttcacttgtttctttttgaattttaggcaagtttatatgtgtcgttacttgtttatcgaccaatattctttcattttcatatcttgcttttagagcttcccaagccaaattgaaattgtcgtcatttagtgcgaactgtttaactatgacgcctgcttgaccttttgttttgtataggtggtgatacaatttttgtgcttttgataattttggatggttgatatatacggcagtgaacatgtcccggaaggacggccattcttcataacctccataaaatatttctgtgtcacatgcgggcacctcgagatggatgcctgaacttgcctcttgactttgaatttgtggcaaaagccacaaaacacaatagaatctacgcaaaaggaaggaacaaattcatgagaagtaacggtatttccaattcaagctaactgaacgcagactttctggtgcctatatttacttgttattacactaaaatcccgttatctcaaatatgaaaaaaggaatataaaatttttgtttttgcattttgaacttaagaatataaagaagaaatacatgtacaaaatttgaactgaaatatctatttacattgtttttacttcacttaaaaaatagtgtcgggtgaacgcagactttattggctatgtgtatatttataaatatatttaacgcactttacacatatttttcaagtcacttagttgttgttcttgttgtagcggcaaagtTCTTCAGAATTCAGATgaattagctgtaattaccagttcagtgcgttaaacattttcttgtgaaaaaattaccctggtcggtccaatacCGGGGTGTTTATAGCTCTTTTGCACCAAACTCCTTTCAGcagcggaaaaaataaaatacttaattttaatgtatcacaattttttatttttaatgcatgtgtattaaaaaaatttaaaaaaaaagctttttttttggtttgttttttttttgaaaaaaaattattgaaaaaattcactgcccgctcacggatttgtaatattcgcgtctaaataagacgatttaataaaatttcagttttgaggcctccttagtttgGGGACCTAACTATAAATTTaccaaagtaatatttaaaatagtgcTTCATAAAGGAGCGAATCAAATGTTTgaatatgttcatatgcatacatggaaaatatttttgacatattttcgTACTCTTCAAATTGTATAGTCAGTTCAccagaaatccattattttttcaatagatgGCTTTTGTAATGAGAATCTCGCgttttaaaagttggatccgGTATACGGCGTTAGAAAGATTTTGAGTCCTCCTATTGGCTGAGATTTAGAAAACATTCCCTAAATTCggggttaaaatgggtatgtacGGTTATAAGAAGGGGAAAACTtcagtttagcatcccacgatttcaggttcaataggggtatggttggatagaggaatGACCGCCGAAAACTTTTAGtgttcgagatatttgcattttaagttgaaaatttcacaaattttattttacaatttctccatttatggttaacttttcttttatattatgcccttattatacactaacacttcactacaacgtttctacatattaattttatattaaatatttaaatatttgctttaaaaaagcattttattttaacacaattttcgttatatgaacaataacaaatgggttccatgttgacatctaacaagtgttgccatatctattatatatatatatttatattttgaaaacgaattaatatgaacaataaaagaggattataccccaaatacatgaactataattttgttcattcccttctattgataaattatggtattggattggcggtaataattgtatataatcgtgatctggagaatctcctctatccaaccatactcctcttaaccctgaaatcgtgggatgcttaactaaagccgacccagaAGAAGTTCTCCAGacttagaatatatataaatacatagttgCCGTTGACTTACGTTTTTGagctatttgcatttaaaggtcaaaaattcaacaatttaaagACCCCGTTTCTTCGTTTTATATTggattttctacttaaattttaacttttaatccactaacacttcactaaatcgtttttacacatttattttatattaaatattgcataaataaaatttacctcTCCTATTTCCTACGGATACAGGTTTTCCAGATTGAGAATATAGGGCAAAATTTCGGTTTCTCCGGAGCAcagatctgatggtatggacgaataagatcaagaatatatacacatatcccaccctgatttttttttagagatttgtgTTTGAAgcccaaaaattgtaaaactaatAAATGCTATTTCAGAATGTGTCACACACGCACATTTTTGTTTGGtggatatatacaatataaaacaacatAAGCGTAAAATTCATCGTAAATCGAAAAATTGCATACTATAAATtggtaatttaaatacaaatgattCACAAACCATAAGTCACCGACagctatgtgtataaatatcccTAAGTTGGAGAACCTCCTCTATCTTTACCTATTAACTTAGCAAGCTTAAACTCATTCGGGGGTTGCTATTCTAAATCCCAGCCAATATGCTGTGTAGACTTTTTGGTTTATAGTCAGAAATCTTACGGCCTACCATTATTTACTTCTTATTTGgatttgaaattaatgtgtTAGAACATCCACAATAAAaacatctaaataaaattttgggaaaactttagtttagcatcccacgatttcagggttaagaggggtatggttggatagaggagattctccagatctcgaatatatataattattgccgccggaaacttatagttttcgagatatttgcattttaagttgaaaatttcacaaatttcattttacaatttctcgatttatggttatattttcttttatattatgcacttattatacactaacttttcacttcagtgtttctacatatttattttatattaaatatttaagtatttgctttaaataagcatttaatttttacacaattttcgtaatatgaacaataacaaatgggttccatgttgtcagataataagtgttgccatatctattgtatatatatatatatatatatatatatattttttgaaagcgaatttaaatgaacaataaaagaggattatataattatatatattcgtgatctggagaatcttctctatccaaccatacccctcttaaccctgaaatcgtgggatgctaaactaaagcccacccaaaattttaatgaaaacgtTACTTTTTTCTATATGAAAGGTTCTTTTGTATATTGCTTTTACTGTTCTATAGTTGTGTATCGAATAATCTAATTTAGCCTTAACCTTtcctttatttaaatgcttgccGGCTTTCTGAGATTGCATTTTTCGATAAGTATAGATTAACATTAGAGCCAGCAAAATCGACCATTGTATAAATTTACAAGTAACCAGtcctaatactatgttcgcaccgaattgaaatcctcttgaaaacacaatttgtggattgtggaaccaaagtcgttctgaccgacattgtgtgttttcgatgagttttcattgacagttcacacatctatttgtttacatttgttatgtaccctacaagaaaagtgacggtcatctgatctcatctcctcctctcaatagttctgcttacgtctttctccaatcagtggatagttctgaatgtaaaaattcaaatgtaaattaacagtactgacatatgttgttattgttgtaacggtccccgtttgggtgattaattccagattcgttgtcgtcgaggtcatctaacgggaggcccaggaaacgagctgtttcgacgcggtcggaccatagggagaagggtgttagatgagtggggtttgttgggcatgcaaagaggtggttagtgtcatgcggagaacCATTGcgcgcaggacatgtgtttggtatgtcggggtctattctggataagtaggagtttaacctgctacagtatccagaatgaagttgcgcgagggtcactctggtttcgtgaggcaactcgagctctacgtctgctataggTGGTTAGTGGTTTGACTcatagtacgccattcactgagagggagtcgatgaaggtgttaaCGACTCCACTGTGAATGTGGTCAGTGACTGTCTGAAGTTCAtagcgtccgaagtccggtcggcgtactgtctgatgtcgtcgacgtaatcaaggaaagacctcttgatgttcctaggaggcggctccgctacaagcaggcgactacaggggtggtttctacgaaagcaCCCTAGCAGAAACTGtttggagaggagttcgttgtgttccttaaccggaagcatacgggcctcactatgtaggtgttcgattggagacatcaagaggcatcccgtgatagtccggagtgcagcgtactgacaggtctgaagcttcttcttctgcgtgccactgcatccaggcgaccatattgttcaaagtagacatctgtatatacggcataattcaaatttgattgtttggGTTTGAAGTCGAGTAAAAATGAGTCTTCGGATGTATgcttttcaacattttctttcaacaaatatttgctcgatttatttttacacttattaaaatttcgtgaagaaagcGCTTGAGTTGCCTTAGCAGGTGGAATCTTGAATACTTCTGGCGATATAGGTATTAGTCGtttattttttctagaaattttcaaatgatTATTAAAGTTGCTCTTTAACTCCTTTTGTAAGCGTTCAGAGTTTTTAGTTAGAGCTACATTTTCAGCCAAATTTCCATTTCTCGGCTCGCTTGAAGTAGGGCATTTATAACCAAAATTAGTGTTCAGATTTATGTCATCCAAATCAGCTTCATAATACTGCTTCTGTAGATCAATCTGTGATTTTGTGCGATAACTGAAAGGTTGCGAATGTTCATCGCGGTATGCCCCTAATACAtcatcataaataatttttagagccACTTTCTGAGCGGTATATGTATGGAGGTTGATTCCATCATAAATATAATTCGTTTTCTCATTGGTAGCCTTTACttgatttgttttcaatttgtttttttgtttttcagcatTTTCGGTTTTCGTCAATTTTTTGGTTGTAGTTGGAGGAAGTGGCGGTGGAGACGATGGAGGTTTTAATTTTCCAAGTTGATGTGATTGTATTGTGTGTTTAGCGCGTGCAACCAAAGTGTTGgacaataaattttgagtctgcaaattaatattatcagtTAACGAATTCGATGTTTTACTATTATTGACATTGGGCGAATAATTTTGTCCTCTGCTCTTTGAAGACGACGGCAAAATATGTTTGACACTTGTTGTACTTAAACTAGCACAAGATGAGATAGACGAAGATGAATTTGATGATAACGATGAAGCAGACAGAGACATATTTTCCAAGTACTTCAAAGAAATTTCAGGTGTTATTAGAGTTTCGTTAATGATCTCATTTTGTTGAGTTGCTTTCAAAGTATACCAAAGCGTGCCATATGATGATTTTGTAGTGGTTATATCAGATGCAATACGCTGAGCTAAtggatttaaattataaaaataatcttgTGCCATTTGCAGATTTAACGAGGTAAACTGGAAAGCGGCCATTTTTATAACACTTATTTTTATGTAGCTCATACAAACGGGAGTTTTCACGACTTTCCTGATACTTCCATtctaaataatagaaaattgtgTTACTACCATCAGTAAACAGCTTTGATTACATGGCAAGTGGGttacgagattcggtgttccagtGGAGTTAAattctgatcaagaatgaaatctcgagtcagctttaagttaagaaatgtaTCAGAAACTAGGTCTCCGGAAAACAGATAgaattaactccaagaagagaaggacggctgaAGAAGTTATTTCTaataggtggagggcagtgtgacgaccacggatgatagaacaaaatcgaatcgacgataaattgtcagaagcaactagttagcgaattcgtagttaaagatttactatataagggatgCTGGATTGTGCAGCATACACAGTTCTAATTatagtgttgccgtgtaaagagcaactAAGCTATAAGCCAGAATTTAGCaatcaaaccaaaaacaaatttcgaCCGCATATTTCTGGTAGTTGGAACTAGCAAAGCATTCCTTATATCGATAATCCTTGCTGAGGTACCATCAAGAATTGGCATCCCAATGGCCGTTGCATCATCTGGCATCGCAGCAGCTTTATTAAATGGAGGTAGAACAGCTCATTTGGCATTTAAGGGTCGTTAGGGACCTAACCAAAACTTTATcggcaacatgttgaaaaatggtTTCTCAATATCTGGTTAGCAACATTCTGTCAGTTAAGTTCTGGTAAACTGTTCCGAATAAAGGAGCCTTGGTTAGTTTCTAACCAGAAAATTAAATGACACCTGTCCGCTGTAAAATCTTAAGTAAAAATCAGCAGCATAAATGGCTTTCGGACGGGGACTTTTTAGTCGTTCATTCTCATTATATGTTATTTgagtattcacaaggtgtcatattgtgtcatatcgccatattgttttattcttttatgactgtcatatcaacactgttgttgtttcccatgcaaaattgaaatacgacaaatacaacatggcgaggtatgttttttgagtgtacTATTTCTTCAGCTGTATATGTTTacgtttttattgttgacgtttaagtgcctaaaattaataaattaattaaatttcataaatttctttaataatatggaaggaaaCCATGATATTCCAgtaaattaagttaaagaaaagtaaaaaccaaaacgccgccatttcaacataaagaaattttatttttgtcactttctcggggcatttttgtattcttaattttttactactagctggtgaagtgtattaatattacacaatatgacatacaacaattaaggggtgctcacatgtgtcgtattttttaagattcttgaaatacgacataagacataagacaAAGCTTGTGAAATGcctatatgcatatttgcattcatatatgcatatttcatacaaaaaagaGGTAATAAccttaatatttccgaaaattatgtaaatattcctttgaaaccGAGCTCTGTTGCAACCATGCAAcgcattttaaaatgaaaagaatACGACGAATTGCATAGCAACGAGCTGTTACGAAATAGATC
This genomic interval from Bactrocera oleae isolate idBacOlea1 chromosome X, idBacOlea1, whole genome shotgun sequence contains the following:
- the LOC138858152 gene encoding uncharacterized protein, yielding MSYIKISVIKMAAFQFTSLNLQMAQDYFYNLNPLAQRIASDITTTKSSYGTLWYTLKATQQNEIINETLITPEISLKYLENMSLSASSLSSNSSSSISSCASLSTTSVKHILPSSSKSRGQNYSPNVNNSKTSNSLTDNINLQTQNLLSNTLVARAKHTIQSHQLGKLKPPSSPPPLPPTTTKKLTKTENAEKQKNKLKTNQVKATNEKTNYIYDGINLHTYTAQKVALKIIYDDVLGAYRDEHSQPFSYRTKSQIDLQKQYYEADLDDINLNTNFGYKCPTSSEPRNGNLAENVALTKNSERLQKELKSNFNNHLKISRKNKRLIPISPEVFKIPPAKATQALSSRNFNKCKNKSSKYLLKENVEKHTSEDSFLLDFKPKQSNLNYAVYTDVYFEQYGRLDAVARRRRSFRPVSTLHSGLSRDAS